The nucleotide sequence TCCACAAGCAAGTCTCCGCCTTCTCCGACCTCGCCCCACACTGCGGAGCAAACGATGGAGCCATCAATCCTCGCTTCATGGTGCAAAGAAGCCTCCAGATCAAGAGCTCGGGTTCTTCTTTGTTGAGCTACTCCACCGAGTTGGAGGGCAATCCAAAGAGGGAGGTGCCTCCATCTCCATGCATGGCTCCAAGAAGCTCAGGCAGCTACTTCACCGAGAATGGCTTGTCATACGTTCGGAACCCTTTCGGAGCTTTCTACGCCACCAGTTAGATGATCTCTATATGCCCATCCTACTTGTACGCATCCAAATCTAGCTTTAGATGGTTTATCAGCACCCTGCAGTGATTCCTCATGCATAGGGAAGAAACCAACAAGCATTGTGTTTGCCATTTTCGTCTTATATATTGCTGCAATTCTCTACTTCAGCTATATATATGGTTAATTAATTAGTATCAATATTAATCATTGTTTTGCTATatctttttttgttatatttgaagcagaatttattctttttataagaAAGTGAAGCATAATAAAAGCTTTCAGTGCATTCCATCAGAGAAGTCAGCTTCTGCCACTCTCCATTTTTCCTCCTTTATCTTTGTAGTTCTAAGCCTGTGAAGATAAAATAGctaaatatacttttttttttaatcaaatggaATTTATTAAACTATGTTTTATCCATgagatgtagagagagagagagagagagagagagagagagagagagaaagagagagagagagagatatatgatATGCAAACTATCTTGAGCTTTTCTTCCACAATCTCTCACTATACTGTATATATGATCTATGATCATAATGGATCAAACAAAGTGATCCTTGCTAAAATCCATGATATGCAAACCCCCGCTCTCTGTCTAGAATAGATTTTGACGTTTCCTAggcaaagaagaaagagagaagatgTGATGAGACAAACCTCAAGATCTCAACActtgtttcttcctcttcttgttcttcactgttgcaGAAGAAGATGGCTGCTGCCTTCCAAATGCTTCTACTTCCACATGGTTTGACGATCAGTTGCATCAGATTGGTAGCTGCACTACTAGATTTCTGTGCTGCATAACACAAATCTTGATCTGAATCCCTCTCTTAGGTAGCAGTTGTAGGGTAGATGATACTGTTCAACTGGTACTCTTAACATCATCTCAATCTCCTTGAATTGCTTGGGTTGAAGAAATGGAATGTTTCTTTTCTGCCTTCTGATACATTTAGTTCCATATTACAATCATACCATCAAACATCACGTCAATTCTCAGATATACTGATGTCGATGTGCAAGAAGAACTAAACACTCGATAACTAACGATTTATAAAGGTTGAAAGAAAAATTATAATCTTTTAATTACATCATAAATATTAGATTACGAGGAAGTCCGATAAATTATTAGGAGATTTATAATTATAAAGGACtatataattttatcaagatTTGAAAAGATCGATTATGTTAGACATATTCCATGAAACTAACaatcatcaaaataaaatctCACAAAACAACATAcgcaaaagataaaataaaaaaaatcgaaCAATCACTCcaacaattatatttttttaagataaaaatttATCGCCTTACTAATCATAAAACTACATTTTTTTAAACTCTTTAATAGAATTAATTAAGGACAGTTTTCTCATAAAGGCCCTTTCTTTCATTAATTATCGGCATATCCCCGTGTGTGCAAGTTTAGGGGCtttattataaattaaacaatAATAGGGCTTTAAGTGTAAAAGGAAATGGGACTAAACCCTCCCCCCTTCGCTTCCGGCCGCTCGGTGACGGCCGTCTCGTCCTCTTCGCTCGAAGTGAAAGGCTTGCTTCTACGTTGCCGGTTGGTCGTATCCGCGATTCCATTCGGGTACCTTTGCTCGGTTCTCGGATTCCTTGGTCGCTTTGCGGTCTGTTTCTTGAACCCTAACCAAAGAATAATCGTGTATTTTAGGTTTCGCCCTTGATGTCGTTCGTGTTTGTTTCACTTTTGCAAGCTTTTGTCGGTCGGTCGGTCGGTCGGTCGTAATCGTGTCTTTCTTTCGACGTTTGCGCCTTTTACGGATCCGTGGAGCTTTTCCTTATTGAAAAGATTTGTTCTTAACTGTTCTTTGTGGTATTCCACACCGGGATTGAAATTTCTTGTTGGTTCAGGGTGCCTCTTTCGAAAGAAAGATTGCACCTTTTTGGCTTGTaggtgttgaaaatggatttaatGTGGGTGAGATAAGAACAGAACGAGATGAGGATGCGAGAGCGGAAATTGAGATGGTGAGTGAGTTACATCCAGTTTTAGGGTTGTTTGGTTGGACGATTAAGTAATGGAACAAGGATTCGTCCTGTCGCCAAAGGGGCATGAGGTCAGATGTTGTAACCAATATAATATGTGATTTCGACACATTCACGTCTCGAATAAGAATAGTATAGCTAATTACGTCGTCCAGAATAACTAATTCTCTTGGTATGTATTATTGAATGGTGGCCCTACAATTTTTAAGTGGATTATTTTCTCTTCTACATTGTTCTAGAAATGGTTGACCGCAGCACACTGAGTATTAGAGAAAAGGGGGGGGATTAGGAAAGTAAATGTGTAGAACTGGCAACTAGCTGCTGGTGATGAGTGTGGAAGGAGACGGCTGTTGGTGGTGGTGATAGTGTTAGGTTATTTAGCATGGTGAGTTGCATTCGGAcggacccaaacttgggcccattaAGTCGAATTCATCAATCAAATGAAATGGGTTTTTCAACCACTAGATTCTCAAACTCAATAATAAATTTGGTTTGTGTCAAACCCATTTACTTGATCCAAATAACTTAATCAAGTTGGATCTGAGCAAATTGATCAAATTTTACGGTGGTTTTGGCTAGAGCATTTGACTTGTCGATTCATTTCAGATAATTAGATACTAGAAGCTTTTTTTAAGGTAAAAAGCTTTCCGATTTTTTATGCATTCAAGCTCAACCTGGTTTGCTAAGGGATACGATAGACGCTAGATTATTGCATTGGACGTCTTTGGGCACAAAATTTCCCAACTTGTGACCTACTATATGATTTGTTTTTCATTCTTACTTTTTAGTGATTATCTGTCCACTCTTCCTCTTACTGTTTATTACTATAtacaataatgaaaaaaaaaagctagTTCATTATCAAAATAAAGAATACTTTCAATTTCCATTCAGAATTGTTTATTTTATACTGAAACCTTGCTTCTTTTTTCATCTTACTAACTTTGATATCTTCTTTTATTTCCTGCAAAACAGCACCCGATTAGGATTTTCTATTATCCTGATCGATGGATTTAAGCACCCTATTAGGACAAATAACACCTTGTAGTTATAGGCTTGCAACATACTACATGATCTGTTGTTATTAAcatatttcataatgtattttggcCTTGATGTTTGATCTTTTTTATATTTCAGGAATAATGACAAGTGTAGAGAGTAATTCAGAAGATTCATCGGCAAAAAACTCAAGAAAGGATCCCGGTTGgaaatacaattatctaaaggatcctaaagATCCTAATGTTGTGACGTGTATTTTTTGCGAGAAAACTACTGGAGGTGGCATTTTTCATGCAAAGCAACATCAAGTAGGGAACCTTAAGAATGTATCAGCATGCAAAATGTGTCCACCTGATGTAAAAGAAGAATTACTGGCTTAtatgaatgataaaaaaatacaaagaaaTGAATCTTATGAGATTTCACCCGAGGATGATATTCAATATCTTACAGATGATGATGAAGGAGTAGATCATTCAGAAAATGTCAATGCTAGTGGGAAAAGAATATctcacaaaaaaggaaaagaagttatgatttCCAAGAAGACTAAAAAAGGACCAATGGACTTGTATATGTTTCAAGAATCAAAGAAAGTTATACGAGGTCAAAAAGGAGCAAAATTAATACAAACAGGTATAAATGATGATTGTGATGAGGAAATACGTGCAAGAACgatacaacacattgctcgcttcttctatcaagcTGGAATTCCCATTAATGCTTGTCATTTAGATAGTTTTAAagagatgattgaagctattggaagatatggtcctAAATTAAGACCGCCAAGCTATCATGAGTTGAGATGTCCATTATTGAAAAAAGAGTTGGAGTACACAAATGATTTGTTGAAGGGTCACAAGAACACATGGGTAaagcatggttgctctattatgtcagatgcttGGACCGATATGAGACAaaagagtataattaattttatggtcaaCTGTTCTTTAGGAACTATGTTTGTAAAGTCAATATATGCATCTTCCTTTATAAGATCTGGAGAAAAGACATTTGAGTTACTTGACAAGTTTgtagaagaaattggagaacaaaatgtcaTTCAAGTTATAactgacaatggaagcaactatgttttagctggtaagaTCTATCTTTTGAATGTTTAAAACTTTTAATTACTTTATGTCTCCAATTTGAATAGAAGAACTATATGACTCTTATGACTTATCAATTTTATTATCCTCTTTCTTTCTTAGGTGAATTACTCCAAGCAAAAAGagaacacttgtattggactccatgcgCGGCACATTGTAtcgatttaatgttggaggatattggaaagatttcaTATATCAAGATGATTTTAGAAAGAGCGATATTTCTCGTTGGATTTTTATATAGTCATACTGggactttgaatatgatgagaggatTTACAAGCAAAAAAGAATTAGTAAGGTATGGTGTCACACGATTTACTACTTCATTTCTAACATTGCAAAGTGTGTACCGTCAAAAACACAACCTTATAAATATGCTTACCTCGAATAAATGGGTGTCAAGTAAATGGGCAAAAGATGCAAAAGGTAAGAGAGCCAGTGATATTATCTCAATGTCATTCTTTTGGAATCAGATAGTATATACGTTAAAAGTAAtgagccctcttgttcgagttctTCGGCTTATATATAATGAAAAgaagcctgcaatgggatatatttataaggctatggatagagccaAGGAAACAATTCAAAAATCTTTTGGTGGAAATGAAGAAAAGTATAAGCATATATTTGCGATCATAGATAAAAGGTGGGAATGTCAACTTCATCATCCACTACATGCAGCAGGATACTATTTAAACTCAGAATTCTTTTATAAAGACTCCTCCATTAAGTTTAATGTAGAAGTTGTATCTGGATTATATCAGTGCATTGCAAGATTGGTTCCAGACATTGagattcaagataagattatcaacgaattatctttatataagaatGCTGAGGGTCTTTTTGGAAATCCTATGGCAATTCGATCGAGGACAACCCTATCCCCAGGTATTTATAACTTTATATAATTAACATCATGTAAATGCATATAGTATGTTATTGTTAATAATGAAGTTAAAatttgcagctgaatggtggaaTCTATTTGGAAATTCTACCCCGAACTTGCAGCAATTAGCTATCAAAATTCTGAGTTTGACTTGTAGTACGATTGGTTGTGAGCGAGATTTCAGTATCTTTGAGAATGTGAGTATATAAGAATATTTTAGTTTCAACTAAGATATTCTTTTtcagatagatgtattaatatatttttaatttatgttaCATGACAGATTCATGcacagagaagaaatcggttggagCATCAACGATTGCATGATCTGGTctatataaagtataatcaagcactAAAGGCTCGTTATAATTTGCAAAATGGTATTGATCCAATCTCGtcacaagatattgatgattcaaatgaatgGTTGGTGGGAGAAGCGGGTGCTAACTTGCAAAATGTCGAAGACGAGTTTAtatttgaagataataatttGACATGTGGAGATGTGACAAGAGTTTCAGGTGTTGGAGAATTAAGAACATGCACAAGACAACTCACAAAAGCAAAGTTGAGTGCAAGAGCCTTAAATTCATCACTTGTCATTGTTGAAGAGGAGGACAATTATTTTGATGAAGCTGAACCAAAGGAATATAAATCaactgaagaagaagaggaagatgatgataagtttaaaaatgatgaagTTAATTATGATGATTATTGAATCTGATGTTAATCTTCTTCtgttttgatatttttgttattagaattTGGACATTATAATTTGGTACTTTATATGATTACAATTTGATGTGTTATCTTTATTTTTGAGATCATATTTATTAATcagaatataaattttataaattttaatattcgggagcgtcttgcttcgctcgggcgagcgcttagtTAAGCCTAATAACTCGGGAGTTTTGGGATCTTAGCGTTTTTTGGCGCCTAGCACTCTTAAACATTGCATCTTAGTACAAGGACAATTATGAGGTTTAATTTACTTCCTAAGAATAATGCTAAATGGGCTCGAGACTCGTTCATAGTATGTGAAATGATTTAGACCTGACTTTTGAGCAAGGAAAGCCATTTCAAAAAGATTGTAGTATATATTAACCCACGAATAGAGCAGGTCATAGCCTGGGTGAATTTCAACCCTAAAGAATCGGTACACACATATTAGGTGTTCTTGGTGTGTTTTAAAGTGAACGGGTATCATAAATTTATTTGACTGCATTCGATGTTATAGTTATTGCTGAAACTGGCTTCTTTTTTGTTTCAACCATTGGGGCATCGATGTCTTTTTGGTCTGAGGCCTCTTCCATGATGACTTTGGCTACTGCAATTTGCTCAGCCAGTATCCCAAAGTGTCAGATATGTGTACCAAATTAtggtatgattttattttttgctcTTGGTTCTGCATCTCTCTCTTACACTGCTGCCACCACCACCAGGGCCctctttttttgtgttttttttgtgGCATGTGTGGACCTGTGGCACATATAAATGCCTCTGATAGCCAGCATGAGACTGCATCCCTGGAAGGCAATTTTTGTTTTAGGTATATTTTTGTTTGCAAATTCTTCTATATTTTCATGTTGTTatgtccttttattttttttcactccAAATGGTAGGATCCTTGTGTCACTATTGCTTTTCTGCATAGAATGTTAGACCAGAGATTCTATTACTGTAGTATTGACTATTTGCAATCTTGGGTGCATTCATGCTAAATACATGTTAGTGTGATGTCGGCATTTCAACCTATCTGTTAGGCAGGAAACTAGGTAATTTGGGAATAATGTAGGTGTAATAAGAATAAGTTAAAATTGTAAAATCGAATGAGAATAGCTAGATTGACTAATGGATTGCTACAAGTCTGCAACAGGTAAGAATTCAGcttgggaaaaaaagaaaaacaataatcAGAATAAATAATTTGAACTATTCATTAACAAGACATGGGTTGTTAATGCAGAAgtcattttgttatatttttgttTCTGGAGTAACTTTGTTCATTCGGAAATATAACAAATCTTTACACAGTCTACCAGTATTATCCTCATTTATTCTCCACCATTGTCAAATGCTAGAGAAAGAAATTGATCTAGAAGGCCCTCCATGTTCTTGGCGTACATCAGTTGTGATCTGTGATAGCAAGCAATAAGCATGGTTGATGCTGAGTTGTTTTCTCTTGCagttttttggattttaggaTCAGGAGCTGGTTCTTTTCAGACAAGGAGTCTTACTGTCGGGACCCAGCTTCTTGTTTATGGATGGGGAAGTAACAGGTTGCTATTTGAATGTACAGTTTGGAGAGTTGTGATTGGCCTAGATACCCAACTACAAACTCACCTTCTTGTCTGTTCGGTTTGTGAAATATGGCTGACCATCTTTTGTTGAAGTTGTACAATTCAGAACTCGGCACTTGGGAGACTTTACCAGATATGAATGTGTTTAGGATATTATGTTCTGGCTTCTCTTTAAATGGGGAATTATTACGTTATAAGGGGCATGTCAAGCCATACGGATTTTTCAATGTCTGTTGACGAGTATAACCTTGAAACAAGGACATGAAGAAGGATTAGGAATACTTATCCTGGCAGCAGTAGGGATACTCGGTCTCCCCCTTTGGTTGCTTGTGAAATAATAAGCTTCATGCTGCAGATCAACCTACAAATGAAATTGAGAAGTATGATAAGGAAAATAACACCCGGAATGTTGTAAGATGGCTGCATTCAAGGCATGTGGTGAGTGAGTGGTGGTCATAGAGCACCTCGAGGTGGAAATAATTGTTCTGCACTTTGGTGTCGTGAAGATGGAAACACAGGTGAAGCAGGAGCAGAATATGCTGTCAGAGAGAGCTGGTGCTTTTGTTTACATCCGTGTAGTAATGGGTTGTTGAAACATGCAAACAAATGTGCGCCGGCTATAAATCATAGGTTAGTCAGGAAGTGTTGCTGCATTTAGTTCAtgaaatgacacatttactggttTTTTTTTGCTTCGAGTACTCAATAATTTGCATCGACTCAGGATACTACTCTGCACTCTCGTAGTCAATGTCTCTTTAGACAAAGTATACCATCGAGGTAACATGGAGACTTCTTTTTCTTATCTAACTGATTTCTCAATTGCATGAGGTTTTGGTGGTGATGGTATACAACtgttgtttttttattcttgatgatTCAGTCTCAGTGTTGTTAAATCTACATACTCTGCAATGTTCTTCTGGCTTGAACTCCAGAATTATGACTTGGAAATGTCATGCTCTTTTACTTGCATGTCCAGTTTCGTCGTAGCCATCCATATCCTTTTCCCTTTTTTGCAATTACTAATTAAGTTCACCACATTTTCATCTGGCTAACCAACCAGGGAATATAAGTGATTCAAACATACCTAACTATGCTTGTCAATTTTGGTTTTAGTCCCTGAATATGATAAAGATATTTCTGAGTAGAATTTTCTGTGGTTCTTCATACATCTGCATGAGGTCTAGTATGAGCTGCTGCAACTGTTAAGTTTGCACTTATCAGCCCATTaagattgtgtgtgtgtgtgtgtgttaagatCATATATATTGAACTTTCCATGACAACTTAGTATTAATTGCTCAAATTCTTTTGCACCTGTTGTTATATATTATGTGAGCTGCTGCAACTGTCATGTTTTCACATATCAGCCCATTaagattgtgtgtgtgtgtgtgtgtgtgtgtgttaagatCATATATATTGAACTTTCCATGACAACTTAGTATTAATTGCTCAAATTCTTTTGCACCTGCTGTTATATATTATGTGAACTGCTGCAACTGTCAAGTTTTCACATATCAGCCCATTaagattgtgtgtgtgtgtgtgtgtgtgtgttaagatCATATATATTGAACTTTCCATGACAACTTAGTATTAATTGCTCAAATTCTTTTGCACCTGTTGTTATATATTATGTGAGCTGCTGCAACTGTCAAGTTTTCACATATCAGCCCATTaagattgtgtgtgtgtgtgtgtgtgtgttaagatCATATATATTGAACTTTCCATGACAACTTAGTATTAATTGCTCAAATTCTTTTGCACCTGTTGTTATATATTATGTGAGCTGCTGCAACTGTCAAGTTTTCACATATCAGCCCATTaagattgtgtgtgtgtgtgtgtgtgtgtgtgttaagatCATATATATTGAACTTTCCATGACAACTTAGTATTAATTGCTCAAATTCTTTTGCACCTGTTGTTATATATTATGTGAGCTGCTGCAACTGTCAAGTTTTCACATATCAGCCCATTaagattgtgtgtgtgtgtgtgtgtgttaagatCATATATATTGAACTTTCCATGACAACTTAGTATTAATTGCTCAAATTCTTTTGTACCTGTTGTTATATATTATGTGAGCTGCCGCAACTGTCAAGTTTTCACTTATCAGCCCATTaagattgtgtgtgtgtgtgtgtgtgtgttaagatCATATATATTGAGTTCCTACAAGTTTCTGTTTGAGGAAACAAGGAGATTCAGTTCCAATCTGTAGAACAACCTGATATGTTCAGATAATGAGTTCATACATGACATCAAGTCCATACTGAACTCAAACCCCCATGGAATAAAAGGATCATTTGAGAAAAG is from Musa acuminata AAA Group cultivar baxijiao chromosome BXJ3-8, Cavendish_Baxijiao_AAA, whole genome shotgun sequence and encodes:
- the LOC103993628 gene encoding uncharacterized protein LOC103993628, which codes for MTSVESNSEDSSAKNSRKDPGWKYNYLKDPKDPNVVTCIFCEKTTGGGIFHAKQHQVGNLKNVSACKMCPPDVKEELLAYMNDKKIQRNESYEISPEDDIQYLTDDDEGVDHSENVNASGKRISHKKGKEVMISKKTKKGPMDLYMFQESKKVIRGQKGAKLIQTGINDDCDEEIRARTIQHIARFFYQAGIPINACHLDSFKEMIEAIGRYGPKLRPPSYHELRCPLLKKELEYTNDLLKGHKNTWVKHGCSIMSDAWTDMRQKSIINFMVNCSLGTMFVKSIYASSFIRSGEKTFELLDKFVEEIGEQNVIQVITDNGSNYVLAGELLQAKREHLYWTPCAAHCIDLMLEDIGKISYIKMILERAIFLVGFLYSHTGTLNMMRGFTSKKELVRYGVTRFTTSFLTLQSVYRQKHNLINMLTSNKWVSSKWAKDAKGKRASDIISMSFFWNQIVYTLKVMSPLVRVLRLIYNEKKPAMGYIYKAMDRAKETIQKSFGGNEEKYKHIFAIIDKRWECQLHHPLHAAGYYLNSEFFYKDSSIKFNVEVVSGLYQCIARLVPDIEIQDKIINELSLYKNAEGLFGNPMAIRSRTTLSPAEWWNLFGNSTPNLQQLAIKILSLTCSTIGCERDFSIFENIHAQRRNRLEHQRLHDLVYIKYNQALKARYNLQNGIDPISSQDIDDSNEWLVGEAGANLQNVEDEFIFEDNNLTCGDVTRVSGVGELRTCTRQLTKAKLSARALNSSLVIVEEEDNYFDEAEPKEYKSTEEEEEDDDKFKNDEVNYDDY